Proteins co-encoded in one Montipora capricornis isolate CH-2021 chromosome 12, ASM3666992v2, whole genome shotgun sequence genomic window:
- the LOC138027507 gene encoding delta-like protein 4, with protein MMPLKEILTCIRSANVMVSDTPNMRRCRPFVLHWLVICFFRLACLKSKTLANQDLSCRAFHFLPVQWGQHLENHVFMNISVGKDQCERWCLMDNKCVSVNIGSEKSPNSVICELSDSDHCQHPEDLKPRQGWTYRGAKNPCCYNPCLNNGKCLLGYTDKNYVCECPSGFTGENCENGKDRKTFVAFLKTYNVF; from the exons atgatgcctTTAAAAGAGATCCTAACTTGTATAAGGTCGGCAAACGTTATGGTGTCTGATACTCCAAACATGAGACGCTGTCGCCCTTTTGTTCTCCACTGGCTGGTTATCTGCTTTTTTCGGCTGGCTTGCCTTAAGAGCAAAACACTTGCTAATCAAG ATCTTTCCTGTCGAGCATTCCACTTTCTGCCTGTACAATGGGGTCAACACTTGGAAAATCACGTCTTTATGAATATCTCTGTGGGAAAGGACCAATGCGAGCGTTGGTGTCTCATGGATAACAAATGTGTGTCTGTCAACATTGGCAGCGAAAAATCTCCAAACAGCGTCATCTGTGAACTGAGTGATTCGGACCACTGCCAGCACCCGGAAGATCTCAAGCCAAGGCAGGGTTGGACATACAGAGGCGCAAAG AATCCTTGCTGTTATAATCCATGCCTCAACAATGGAAAGTGTCTTTTGGGATACACCGACAAGAATTATGTATGTGAGTGTCCATCAGGATTTACAGGAGAAAACTGCGAAAACGGTAAAGACAGGAAAACGTTTGTTGCTTTTTTAAAAACGTACAATGTCTTCTAG
- the LOC138025184 gene encoding uncharacterized protein, with the protein MAGIQQCWSYDDFDLDDDVFVSLEEAIRKKEESYFGNPKHYMLFSGAAMGSDTYWQKLGAKYGVRVKAFSFKTHGRNACGRVVLSDEQLQRADDFLHMANKTLKRRFPTGKPYLNNLLRRNWHQVKDTSAVFAIGKISVHGNMVEGGTGWAVQMAVDARKPVYVFDIVSSGWKMYDYGQKKFSIFKTVPRLSLNFTGIGTRALPENGKAAIEKVFQETFGKSPR; encoded by the coding sequence ATGGCGGGCATACAACAGTGTTGGAGTTATGATGATTTTGATCTTGATGACGatgttttcgtttctcttgaagaagccataagaaaaaaagaagaaagctacTTCGGTAACCCGAAGCATTACATGCTATTTTCTGGAGCTGCAATGGGAAGTGATACCTATTGGCAAAAATTAGGCGCCAAATACGGGGTTCGCGTGAAGGCATTTTCCTTCAAGACTCATGGCAGGAATGCTTGTGGTAGAGTTGTTCTGTCCGATGAACAATTACAACGGGCTGATGACTTCTTACACATggcaaacaaaactttaaaacgaCGTTTTCCGACTGGGAAACCCTACCTAAATAATTTACTTCGAAGGAACTGGCACCAAGTCAAGGATACCAGTGCAGTGTTTGCAATTGGAAAAATTAGCGTCCACGGGAATATGGTTGAGGGCGGCACTGGGTGGGCTGTGCAGATGGCTGTGGACGCCAGGAAACCCGTTTACGTGTTTGACATTGTCAGCAGTGGGTGGAAAATGTATGACTATGGCCAGAAgaagttttcaatttttaagaCTGTCCCGAGACTGTCCTTAAATTTTACTGGAATCGGCACAAGAGCATTGCCTGAGAATGGGAAAGCTGCTATTGAAAAAGTATTCCAAGAAACGTTTGGGAAATCGCCAAGATAG
- the LOC138027506 gene encoding uncharacterized protein: protein MRLKKDCHVQVQNKWCSSFYHDVDECGTGSHDCNENATCANTAGNLNCTCKPGFTGDGRSCSDVDECSTGIHDCNENATCANTAGNFNCTCKTGFTGDGLSCSDVDECSTGIHYCNENATCANTAGNFNCTCKPGFTGDGRSCSDCTGKLNYFTKHLDLPTQSAKDVEVFTIDGSLFMAFAQYHSFIYKLNESAGNFTLHQTIDTIGAYDIEYFMIADKHYIAIAIIWDHTFNLNSSVFQWNGHSFELWQNISTSGATSFNFFKIHSELFLAVTNSDDGSSSRINSSIYKWKENKFEELQEIRTQGAWASTVLTIDNETFIVFANRRFYRDSSNSSDVMKWSGKKFVDPKFPQIFGLNVRDLKSFTIDDTVFLALAATTGIVIYTWDGEKFVNANQTFSKPRYAVLTLHTFTMCGQTFLCAAGYYRRRDGMLVLNVHSESEFMARYQELPQKCRPRRVKSFEYKGHTYLAVANCAGYSAVYKSGLKWF from the exons ATGCGTTTAAAAAAGGACTGTCATGTTCAGGTGCAAAATAAGTGGTGTTCCTCGTTTTATCACG atgtcgatgaatgcggcaccgggagccatgattgcaatgaaaatgcaacttgtgcaaatacggctggaaacttaaactgcacatgcaagccaggctttactggagatggacggtcatgttcag atgtcgatgaatgtagcaccgggatccatgattgcaatgaaaatgcaacttgtgcaaatacggctggaaacttcaactgcacatgcaagacaggctttactggtgatggactttcatgttcag atgtcgatgaatgcagcaccgggatccattattgcaatgaaaatgcaacttgtgcaaatacggctggaaacttcaactgcacatgcaagccaggctttactggagatggacggtcatgttcag ATTGTACCGGCAAACTGAATTACTTCACAAAACATCTAGACCTGCCAACACAGTCAGCCAAGGATGTTGAAGTGTTCACTATTGATGGAAGTTTGTTTATGGCCTTCGCTCAGTATCATTCTTTCATCTACAAACTAAACGAGTCGGCTGGAAATTTTACCCTTCACCAGACCATAGACACCATTGGAGCATACGACATCGAATACTTTATGATCGCTGATAAACATTACATTGCTATCGCCATTATTTGGGATCATACTTTCAATCTAAATTCTTCCGTTTTCCAGTGGAATGGACACAGTTTCGAGCTTTGGCAAAACATTTCAACATCCGGAGCAAccagttttaacttctttaaaatacattCGGAACTGTTCCTTGCAGTCACGAATTCTGACGATGGAAGTTCTTCCCGTATAAACTCATCCATCTACAAGTGGAAGGAAAATAAGTTTGAGGAGTTACAGGAAATAAGAACACAAGGAGCGTGGGCAAGTACAGTATTGACGATAGACAacgaaacatttattgtttttgcaaatcgcCGGTTCTATAGGGATTCTTCCAATTCTTCAGACGTGATGAAATGGTCGGGGAAGAAATTTGTAGACCCGAAATTCCCTCAGATCTTTGGCCTTAACGTCAGGGATCTCAAGTCCTTCACAATCGACGATACTGTATTCCTTGCATTAGCGGCAACGACTGGAATTGTGATTTACACGTGGGACGGTGAAAAGTTTGTTAATGCGaatcaaactttttcaaaaccacGTTACGCGGTTTTGACCTTGCATACGTTTACGATGTGTGGTCAAACGTTCCTGTGTGCAGCCGGATATTACCGAAGGCGTGATGGCATGTTGGTTTTGAATGTGCACTCGGAATCTGAGTTTATGGCGAGGTATCAAGAGCTTCCACAGAAGTGCCGACCAAGACGTGTCAAGTCATTCGAGTATAAAGGTCACACTTACCTAGCAGTCGCAAATTGCGCAGGTTACAGCGCCGTGTATAAGTCAGGTCTAAAGTGGTTCTAA